Proteins encoded in a region of the Mycolicibacterium chitae genome:
- a CDS encoding TetR/AcrR family transcriptional regulator, translating to MPTERGDAARNRLRLLDAARRLVAEHGADAVTMDDIAAAAGVGKGTLFRRFGSRAGLMMVLLDEDERASQQAFLFGPPPLGPGAPPLERLVAFGRERIRFAHSHHALLSAASRDPQVRSTAAVLVLRRHVRVLLEAAETSGDLDAQTDALLALLAADYVEHRIGTDGLTVEQLGDAWESLARKLCGR from the coding sequence ATGCCCACCGAGCGCGGCGATGCGGCCCGCAACCGCCTCCGATTGCTCGACGCGGCCCGCCGCCTGGTCGCCGAGCACGGCGCCGACGCCGTCACCATGGACGACATCGCCGCCGCCGCCGGGGTCGGCAAGGGCACCCTGTTCCGCCGGTTCGGCAGCCGCGCCGGTCTGATGATGGTCCTGCTCGACGAGGACGAACGCGCCAGCCAACAGGCCTTTCTGTTCGGTCCGCCGCCGCTGGGCCCCGGTGCCCCGCCGCTGGAACGGCTGGTGGCCTTCGGCCGCGAGCGGATCCGTTTCGCGCACTCCCATCACGCGCTGCTCTCGGCGGCCAGCCGCGATCCGCAGGTGCGTTCCACCGCGGCGGTGCTGGTGCTGCGCCGCCACGTCCGTGTCCTGCTGGAGGCCGCCGAGACCTCCGGCGACCTCGACGCCCAGACGGATGCCCTGTTGGCGCTGTTGGCCGCGGACTACGTGGAGCACCGGATCGGCACGGATGGCCTGACCGTCGAGCAGTTGGGCGATGCGTGGGAGAGCCTGGCCCGCAAGCTGTGCGGACGGTAG
- a CDS encoding NAD(P)H-dependent oxidoreductase — protein sequence MAETGKTATDVNVLVLVGSLRAESVNRQIADVAVANAPEGVALTIHEGLDQVPFYNEDIDVEPVPAAAAALRDAAAAADAVLAVTPENNGTVPAVLKNAIDWLSRPYGNSPIKGKPVAAIGAALGRYGGTWAHDDARKSFGIAGGTPVEAISLSVSTKQFDGKHPAEHAEFVGQVRGAVQSLAEEVGAALVAK from the coding sequence ATGGCTGAGACGGGTAAGACGGCGACGGATGTGAACGTACTGGTTCTGGTGGGCAGCCTGCGCGCTGAATCGGTGAATCGGCAGATCGCCGACGTGGCCGTAGCGAATGCGCCGGAAGGCGTGGCGCTGACGATCCACGAGGGCCTGGATCAGGTGCCGTTCTACAACGAGGACATCGACGTCGAACCCGTCCCCGCCGCGGCGGCCGCACTGCGGGACGCCGCAGCGGCCGCCGATGCCGTGCTGGCCGTGACGCCGGAGAACAACGGCACGGTGCCGGCCGTGTTGAAGAATGCGATCGACTGGCTGTCGCGGCCGTACGGCAACAGTCCGATCAAGGGCAAGCCCGTCGCCGCCATCGGCGCGGCGCTCGGTCGCTACGGCGGCACCTGGGCGCACGACGATGCGCGCAAGTCGTTCGGCATCGCCGGCGGCACCCCGGTCGAGGCCATCTCCCTGTCGGTGTCGACCAAGCAGTTCGACGGCAAGCATCCGGCCGAACACGCCGAGTTCGTCGGGCAGGTGCGCGGGGCCGTGCAAAGCCTGGCCGAGGAGGTCGGCGCGGCGTTGGTCGCCAAGTAG
- a CDS encoding DNA polymerase IV produces the protein MRTVAEATEDGPDRGPPHWILHVDLDQFLAAVELRRRPDLVGTPVIVGGNGDPTEARKVVTCASYEAREFGVHAGMPLRAAARRCPEATFLPADPDAYDAASEVVMGLLRDLGQPCEVWGWDEAYLGARTEDPVALARQVKSVIAAQTGLSCSVGISDNKQRAKVATGFAKPDGIFTLTDANWMEVMAQRPVDALWGVGPKTTKRLAALGITTVRELAAADAETLTATFGPSTGLWILLLAKGGGDDEVSSQPWVPRSRSHAVTFPLDLTDRAEIDSAVTELARRTLDEVVADGRVVTRVAVTVRSSTFYTRTKIRKLPSPGTDPAAVIGTALAVLDQFELDRPVRLLGVRLELQPPT, from the coding sequence GTGCGGACGGTAGCCGAGGCAACCGAGGACGGCCCGGACCGCGGGCCGCCGCACTGGATCCTGCACGTCGACCTCGACCAGTTCCTCGCCGCGGTCGAGTTGCGGCGCCGGCCGGACCTGGTCGGCACCCCGGTGATCGTCGGCGGCAACGGCGACCCCACCGAGGCCCGCAAGGTGGTCACCTGCGCGTCGTACGAAGCTCGCGAATTCGGCGTACACGCCGGCATGCCCCTGCGCGCCGCGGCGCGCCGTTGCCCCGAGGCGACGTTCCTGCCCGCCGATCCCGATGCCTACGACGCGGCCTCCGAGGTGGTCATGGGCCTGCTTCGCGATCTCGGTCAGCCCTGCGAGGTCTGGGGCTGGGACGAGGCCTACCTCGGCGCCCGCACCGAGGATCCGGTCGCGCTCGCCCGGCAGGTCAAGTCGGTCATCGCCGCGCAGACCGGGCTGTCCTGCTCGGTGGGGATCAGCGACAACAAGCAACGCGCCAAAGTGGCCACCGGTTTCGCCAAGCCCGACGGGATCTTCACCCTCACCGACGCCAATTGGATGGAGGTGATGGCCCAGCGCCCGGTGGACGCGCTGTGGGGCGTCGGCCCCAAAACCACCAAACGGCTTGCCGCCCTGGGCATCACCACCGTGCGCGAACTCGCCGCCGCCGACGCCGAGACCTTGACGGCGACCTTCGGCCCGTCGACCGGGCTGTGGATCCTGCTGCTGGCCAAGGGTGGCGGGGACGACGAGGTCAGCTCGCAACCCTGGGTCCCGCGCTCGCGCAGCCACGCGGTGACGTTCCCCCTCGATCTCACCGATCGCGCCGAGATCGATTCGGCGGTCACCGAATTGGCGCGACGCACCCTCGACGAGGTGGTCGCCGACGGGCGCGTGGTCACCCGGGTCGCGGTGACCGTGCGCAGCAGCACGTTCTACACCCGCACCAAGATCCGCAAGCTGCCCTCCCCCGGCACCGACCCGGCCGCCGTCATCGGGACCGCACTGGCCGTGCTCGACCAGTTCGAGCTCGACCGGCCGGTGCGCCTCCTCGGAGTGCGGCTGGAACTGCAGCCACCCACCTAG
- a CDS encoding neutral zinc metallopeptidase, producing the protein MLKLRRSAARTIVLAALAATVAAGCAIQTEGTAVSPLYDPYRVGGLPAVDGPSGIRPDAPRPVGKVFNTDKGDIDTLALSAVNDIEEFWSQHYREPFAGTFRRVNRLISYDAEDRDSPRICGASPYGQPNAFFCPRDRSIAWDRGVLLPIGVKYFGPMSVVGLVAHEYGHALQYMAELVDQDTAPIVREQQADCFAGVYIRHVAEGNSRRFQIDTADGLSHVLASLIAIRDPLLGPDDEKMLEFGHGTAVDRVTAFQTGFVRGLDACVAIDLRDVEERRGELPMSLQEGRDGALETGEAPVNERTLAVLFEGLDQIYAPTAAPELVFASSPDDHDCPDARATAPASYCPATNTVTVDVEALRALGQPGDERTNAVLLQGDNTALSIVVSRYLLAVQHERGLPLRSAATALRTACLTGMAQRHLSEPVELPSGEQLWLTAGDIDEAAAGLLTNGQAATDVDGATVPAGFTRIVAFRSGLVDHADGETCYARFG; encoded by the coding sequence ATGCTGAAGCTTCGACGGAGTGCGGCACGGACGATCGTGCTGGCGGCCCTGGCGGCCACCGTGGCGGCCGGCTGCGCGATACAGACCGAGGGGACCGCGGTGTCGCCGCTGTATGACCCGTATCGAGTGGGAGGACTGCCGGCGGTCGACGGCCCCAGCGGGATCCGGCCCGACGCGCCGCGACCCGTCGGCAAGGTGTTCAACACGGACAAGGGTGATATCGACACGCTGGCGTTGTCGGCCGTCAACGACATCGAGGAGTTCTGGTCGCAGCACTACCGCGAACCCTTTGCGGGGACGTTCCGCCGGGTCAACCGGCTGATCTCCTACGACGCCGAGGACCGGGACAGCCCGCGGATCTGCGGCGCCAGCCCGTACGGTCAGCCGAATGCGTTCTTCTGCCCCCGGGACCGCTCGATCGCCTGGGACCGCGGCGTGCTGCTGCCCATCGGGGTGAAGTACTTCGGCCCGATGTCCGTGGTGGGTCTGGTGGCCCACGAATACGGCCACGCCCTGCAGTACATGGCCGAACTCGTCGATCAGGACACCGCGCCCATCGTCCGGGAGCAGCAGGCCGACTGCTTCGCCGGCGTCTACATCCGCCATGTCGCGGAAGGTAATTCGCGGCGGTTCCAGATCGACACCGCCGATGGCCTGAGCCACGTGCTGGCCAGCCTGATCGCGATCCGCGACCCGCTGCTGGGCCCCGACGACGAGAAGATGCTCGAGTTCGGGCACGGCACGGCGGTGGATCGGGTGACGGCCTTCCAGACCGGCTTCGTCCGCGGCCTCGACGCCTGTGTCGCCATCGATCTGCGCGATGTCGAGGAACGCCGCGGCGAACTCCCCATGAGCCTCCAGGAGGGCCGCGACGGCGCGCTCGAGACCGGCGAGGCCCCGGTCAACGAACGCACCCTCGCGGTGCTGTTCGAGGGGCTCGATCAGATCTACGCGCCGACCGCGGCGCCCGAATTGGTGTTCGCCTCGTCGCCGGACGATCACGACTGCCCCGATGCCCGGGCCACCGCACCCGCGTCGTACTGCCCGGCGACCAACACCGTCACCGTCGATGTCGAGGCCCTGCGCGCCTTGGGGCAGCCGGGTGACGAGCGGACGAATGCGGTACTGCTGCAGGGGGATAACACTGCGCTGTCGATCGTCGTGTCGCGGTACCTGTTGGCGGTGCAGCACGAGCGCGGCCTGCCGCTGCGCTCGGCGGCGACGGCCCTGCGCACCGCCTGCCTGACCGGAATGGCGCAGCGGCATCTCAGCGAGCCGGTGGAGTTGCCCTCGGGTGAGCAGCTGTGGCTGACCGCCGGCGACATCGACGAGGCCGCCGCGGGGTTGCTCACCAACGGGCAGGCCGCCACCGACGTCGACGGCGCCACCGTGCCCGCCGGGTTCACCCGGATCGTGGCGTTCCGCTCCGGGCTGGTCGACCACGCCGACGGCGAGACCTGCTATGCCCGGTTCGGCTAG